A window of the Haloquadratum walsbyi C23 genome harbors these coding sequences:
- the mvk gene encoding mevalonate kinase gives MTISSAPGKVYLFGEHAVVYGEPAVPCAIERRATVTVERRSDNHIRVEARDLSLDGFTVEYTGDTEYRPDVDVPTALVDAAMGYVDAAVEQARDAADMPDAGFDIIVESDIPLGAGLGSSAAVVVAGIDAATRELNTPLDCREVARRAYNAEYDVQDGQASRADTFCSAMGGVVYIEGDECRRMTAPNLPFVIGFDGGAGDTGELVAGVRRLRSEYDFAAKTVGSIGEIVRQGETLLQNANPETTPGQALLTELGQFMDFDHGLLEALGVSSRTLDNMVWAAREAGAYGAKLTGAGGGGCIVALDETPETETALEYTAECHDVFRAELDRIGVRVEEN, from the coding sequence ATGACTATTTCAAGTGCTCCCGGGAAAGTGTATCTCTTTGGCGAGCATGCGGTTGTCTATGGGGAACCAGCAGTTCCTTGTGCAATTGAACGACGTGCAACGGTCACAGTTGAGCGTCGTTCTGATAATCATATTCGGGTTGAAGCACGCGATCTCAGCTTAGATGGATTCACTGTTGAGTACACCGGTGATACTGAATACCGCCCTGATGTTGATGTTCCAACCGCACTTGTCGACGCCGCGATGGGATACGTTGACGCTGCTGTCGAACAGGCACGTGATGCCGCAGACATGCCGGACGCAGGGTTTGACATTATCGTTGAGAGTGATATCCCACTTGGTGCGGGTCTTGGCTCGTCTGCTGCTGTTGTTGTTGCTGGTATCGATGCTGCGACACGTGAACTTAATACACCACTCGATTGTCGTGAAGTTGCACGACGTGCGTATAACGCAGAATATGATGTCCAAGATGGACAGGCTTCACGAGCAGACACATTCTGTTCGGCAATGGGCGGTGTTGTTTATATTGAAGGCGATGAGTGCCGGCGAATGACAGCCCCAAATCTCCCGTTTGTCATTGGATTCGATGGCGGTGCAGGCGATACAGGCGAACTTGTTGCCGGAGTGCGGAGACTACGCTCGGAATATGATTTCGCGGCAAAGACAGTCGGAAGTATTGGTGAGATTGTTCGACAGGGTGAAACGTTATTACAAAATGCCAACCCAGAGACCACCCCTGGGCAAGCACTACTCACGGAGCTTGGTCAGTTCATGGACTTTGATCATGGACTGCTTGAGGCACTTGGCGTGTCATCGCGGACACTCGATAATATGGTCTGGGCTGCACGCGAAGCCGGTGCGTATGGTGCAAAACTAACCGGTGCGGGTGGTGGTGGATGTATTGTCGCACTTGATGAAACACCAGAGACAGAAACAGCATTAGAGTATACCGCAGAGTGTCATGACGTCTTTCGGGCAGAACTTGATCGTATTGGTGTGCGTGTCGAGGAAAACTGA
- a CDS encoding isopentenyl phosphate kinase: MSRETNSSVPVNPNTSMKGLSVLKLGGSVITDKTTPEAVDTDTLETVVETIGSAVTSGESASTTGHERQTSTERSQKDIGNSNHHSHAEHEGLIIVHGGGSFGHHHAERHNVSTTTGTSDAAAIWEIHDAMRRLNDTVIEALHAVGVPAIPVHPLSVAVRDENSTLEIPIDPFSRMLAQGYVPVTHGDIIIDSHSGATILSGDEIVVSVAEGLTADRVGLCSTVSGVYDDDGSVIPEITTYESVTDVLGDSETTDVTGGMAGKVRTLLNLEMPAHIFGPTALAEFFAHKQVGTSIQ, translated from the coding sequence ATGTCAAGAGAAACTAACTCATCTGTGCCAGTAAACCCGAATACGAGTATGAAGGGTCTAAGTGTGCTCAAACTTGGCGGAAGTGTCATTACCGATAAAACAACGCCAGAAGCAGTTGACACCGATACGCTTGAGACGGTGGTTGAGACGATCGGTTCAGCAGTGACGTCGGGGGAATCAGCATCTACCACAGGTCATGAACGACAGACGTCGACTGAGAGATCACAAAAAGATATTGGTAACTCAAATCATCACTCGCACGCTGAGCATGAGGGATTGATTATCGTCCATGGTGGAGGGAGTTTTGGACATCATCATGCAGAGCGGCATAACGTAAGTACAACAACAGGGACGAGTGACGCAGCAGCTATCTGGGAGATTCATGACGCGATGCGACGACTGAATGATACTGTTATCGAAGCACTGCATGCAGTTGGTGTCCCTGCAATCCCGGTTCACCCGCTATCGGTTGCGGTTCGAGACGAGAATTCCACCCTTGAGATTCCGATCGACCCCTTCTCACGAATGCTCGCACAGGGATATGTACCGGTCACACACGGCGATATCATCATCGATTCTCACTCTGGGGCAACCATTCTGAGTGGCGATGAAATTGTCGTGAGCGTCGCAGAGGGACTTACAGCTGATCGCGTTGGACTGTGCTCGACGGTTTCGGGTGTCTATGATGACGATGGGAGTGTTATCCCGGAGATTACGACGTATGAGTCAGTTACAGATGTGCTTGGAGATTCAGAGACGACTGATGTCACCGGTGGGATGGCAGGGAAAGTTCGCACATTATTGAATCTTGAGATGCCCGCACATATCTTTGGACCAACAGCACTTGCTGAGTTTTTTGCTCATAAACAAGTTGGAACGAGCATTCAGTAA
- a CDS encoding MBL fold metallo-hydrolase, translated as MRLTFLGTGSPMPVADRAQTGSLLTTDNNSRALLVDCGSGVLQRLAATEVGYEDISSVLLTHHHIDHVTDLLPLLKARWLAGETYLEIVGPAGTKRLIDDLLEIHEYLSDQIELRIREVGPTEFTVADFDIEARRTEHSVDGLAYRITEPTQEQDISADAQSEASDADESATVVFSGDTEATNRIARLADGAAVLVHDCSFPDGVDVSGHPTPSQLANVLNGITVGRVYLTHLFPHTEGNHETMRERIQKKYDGEVRFARDGLTVTIDVGGGGDGSKNADDTTTE; from the coding sequence ATGCGTTTGACCTTTCTTGGGACAGGTAGTCCAATGCCGGTTGCTGACCGTGCACAGACAGGGTCATTACTTACAACAGATAACAACAGTCGAGCGCTGCTCGTTGACTGTGGCAGTGGTGTTCTTCAACGCCTTGCCGCGACTGAGGTCGGCTATGAAGATATTTCGTCGGTGCTTTTGACGCATCATCATATTGACCATGTGACAGATTTACTCCCATTATTGAAAGCCCGGTGGCTGGCTGGTGAGACCTATCTTGAAATTGTCGGACCTGCTGGAACAAAGAGACTTATCGATGATTTACTTGAGATACACGAGTATCTTTCAGATCAGATTGAATTACGTATCCGTGAGGTTGGACCAACTGAATTCACTGTTGCAGATTTCGATATCGAAGCCAGACGAACTGAGCACTCAGTTGATGGACTTGCATATCGAATCACTGAGCCAACACAGGAACAGGATATTAGTGCTGATGCACAATCAGAAGCATCAGATGCAGATGAATCAGCGACCGTTGTTTTCTCCGGCGATACAGAGGCAACAAATAGAATCGCCCGCCTTGCCGATGGGGCTGCAGTCCTTGTTCATGACTGCTCATTCCCTGATGGGGTTGACGTCTCAGGACACCCAACGCCATCTCAACTCGCGAATGTACTCAATGGAATTACAGTCGGTCGTGTGTATCTGACACATCTCTTTCCACATACAGAAGGCAACCATGAGACGATGCGTGAGCGTATTCAGAAAAAATACGATGGAGAGGTTAGATTTGCACGCGATGGGCTCACTGTTACTATTGATGTGGGTGGGGGCGGGGATGGCTCCAAGAACGCTGATGACACGACAACTGAGTGA
- a CDS encoding ATP-dependent helicase, whose product MSQRGRALLREAAEQARTDADKTSFTFDPETVEINDADVLTRLDPAVQEWWVSQFGRYVAENDGFFTPPQREAIPLVDNQENALVCAPTGSGKTLASFTAVLNDLFKRARRRDDGLENQVYCLYISPLKSLANDIHRNLGVPLSGIRERIIADAKSESKSESESEANTQSTNTAATDGSSGSKEDVDSSINVRHAIRHGDTDSAERQRMLEETPHILNTTPETLAILLNAPKFREKLRGIEYVIVDEIHSLAANKRGTHLSVSLERLEELTETSPTRIGCSATVEPLSTVGKFLVGYNNDGTPREYELVDTRFVREFDLSVECPTDDLIHTPRGKVQARFYDRLEQLIDNHKNTIVFTNTRSGAERVLSTLRDRSDTFDESNSGCHHGSLSKTRRQEIESELKAGTLDVVTTSTSLELGIDMPHVDLVVQVGSPKSVAALLQRVGRAGHQLGETVEGRVIALDRDELVECAVMLQKAESGFVDRVFIPEGAHDVASQQIYGMAINEIRREATFRQILTRAYPYRNYDDDDWEELLRYLTADYDGLDEKNVYPKIWRDTNDAPSGEHHYDEFPVGTPLIGKRGRLARVIYMTNIGTIPDSFSCTVLTRSEDKQVGTLDEDYLDTLETGDVFVLGGDRFEYRYRRGSKVYVDRTSERPTVPSWFSERLPLSYDLGREIASFQGEVINRLEADGVTATRQWLDEFPIDANSARAITRIYDQQRQYTGATSVSTDDRLVVEEELDRDSYRRRFYIHSTYGRRFNDGLSRLLAYHCAQQTNANVKIAVADNGFTLVMPLNRKVDVGAVLESIEPAAVRSDLRSALDGTDLLKRYFRINATRSLMILKRYKGYEKSAAQQQVSSEMLLSFAEELDSFAVIDETYREILEDKLNVDAIEDALRNIQDDELIVETVQVDSPSPRAFGLATLAASDVVLAEDESAVLQEFHARVQAEIGDEETASETETQTSSS is encoded by the coding sequence ATGTCTCAGCGTGGGCGAGCGTTACTTCGCGAAGCCGCAGAGCAGGCACGCACTGATGCGGATAAAACATCATTTACGTTCGACCCAGAAACCGTCGAGATTAATGACGCAGATGTGCTGACCCGACTTGATCCGGCTGTCCAGGAATGGTGGGTCAGCCAATTCGGTCGATATGTTGCTGAGAATGATGGATTCTTTACACCGCCACAACGAGAAGCGATTCCTCTCGTTGATAATCAAGAGAACGCACTTGTTTGTGCACCGACGGGATCCGGGAAAACACTTGCATCGTTCACCGCGGTATTGAATGATCTCTTCAAGCGTGCTCGTAGACGCGACGACGGACTTGAAAACCAGGTATACTGTTTGTATATCTCACCGCTGAAGTCGCTTGCAAACGACATTCATCGAAATCTCGGTGTGCCGTTATCGGGGATTCGCGAGCGAATTATCGCTGACGCCAAATCCGAGTCCAAATCCGAGTCCGAGTCCGAAGCCAATACTCAATCGACAAATACAGCAGCCACAGACGGAAGTTCAGGTAGTAAAGAGGATGTCGATTCGAGTATCAACGTGAGACACGCAATTCGTCACGGCGATACCGATTCAGCGGAACGACAGCGAATGCTTGAGGAAACCCCGCATATTCTGAATACAACACCAGAGACACTCGCAATCTTACTGAATGCCCCAAAATTCCGCGAAAAACTTCGTGGGATTGAATATGTCATCGTCGATGAAATTCATAGCCTTGCTGCCAATAAACGTGGCACGCATCTATCAGTCTCACTGGAACGGCTTGAGGAACTGACAGAGACATCACCAACGCGAATTGGCTGTTCAGCGACGGTCGAGCCACTTTCGACGGTTGGGAAATTCCTTGTTGGATATAACAATGATGGCACCCCGCGTGAGTACGAACTCGTTGATACACGATTCGTTCGTGAATTTGATTTGAGTGTTGAGTGCCCGACTGATGATTTGATTCACACGCCACGTGGGAAGGTACAAGCACGGTTTTATGACCGGCTTGAGCAACTCATTGATAATCACAAAAACACAATCGTATTCACCAATACGCGTTCAGGTGCCGAGCGAGTGCTCTCGACACTGCGAGATCGTTCAGACACATTCGATGAATCAAATTCTGGCTGTCATCACGGGAGTCTCTCAAAGACTCGGCGACAAGAAATTGAATCAGAATTGAAGGCAGGAACACTTGATGTTGTAACAACCTCGACAAGTCTTGAACTCGGGATTGATATGCCGCATGTCGATCTTGTTGTCCAGGTTGGATCGCCAAAGTCCGTTGCTGCGTTACTACAGCGGGTTGGTCGTGCAGGACATCAACTTGGTGAAACCGTTGAGGGACGGGTGATTGCACTTGATAGAGACGAACTCGTTGAATGTGCGGTAATGTTACAGAAAGCCGAGTCGGGATTTGTTGATCGGGTGTTTATTCCTGAGGGTGCCCATGATGTCGCTTCACAGCAGATTTATGGGATGGCAATTAACGAAATTAGACGAGAGGCGACCTTTCGGCAGATACTGACGCGCGCATATCCATATCGCAATTACGATGACGATGACTGGGAGGAATTACTTCGATATCTGACCGCGGATTATGATGGACTCGATGAAAAGAACGTTTATCCAAAGATCTGGCGCGATACAAATGACGCCCCATCCGGTGAACATCATTATGACGAGTTCCCTGTCGGTACTCCTTTGATTGGTAAGCGAGGGCGACTTGCAAGAGTTATTTATATGACAAACATCGGGACGATTCCTGATTCATTCTCGTGTACAGTCCTGACTCGGAGTGAGGATAAACAGGTCGGCACACTCGATGAGGATTATCTTGACACACTCGAAACGGGTGATGTATTCGTCCTTGGTGGAGACCGATTCGAATATCGATATCGACGCGGATCAAAGGTGTATGTTGATCGGACGAGTGAGCGTCCAACTGTCCCGTCGTGGTTTTCTGAGCGACTTCCATTATCATATGACCTTGGTCGTGAGATTGCTTCGTTCCAGGGTGAGGTAATCAACCGATTGGAAGCTGATGGGGTGACCGCAACTCGCCAATGGCTTGATGAATTTCCTATTGATGCGAATAGTGCTCGCGCAATCACTCGGATCTATGACCAACAGCGACAGTATACCGGAGCGACAAGCGTTTCAACGGATGATCGTCTTGTTGTTGAGGAAGAGCTCGATCGAGATTCATACCGACGGCGATTTTATATTCACTCAACGTACGGCCGTCGATTCAATGATGGACTCTCACGATTATTGGCGTATCACTGCGCACAACAGACGAATGCAAATGTGAAGATTGCTGTCGCCGATAATGGATTCACACTTGTAATGCCGCTGAATCGCAAGGTGGACGTTGGCGCAGTACTTGAATCAATCGAGCCAGCGGCAGTGCGGTCAGACCTCCGATCAGCGCTTGATGGAACTGATCTTCTGAAGCGATACTTCCGAATCAACGCAACACGGTCGCTCATGATTTTGAAGCGGTACAAAGGATATGAAAAATCCGCTGCACAACAACAGGTCTCCTCAGAGATGTTATTATCATTCGCGGAAGAACTTGATTCATTTGCGGTGATTGATGAGACATATAGGGAAATTCTTGAGGATAAACTGAATGTCGATGCAATTGAGGATGCACTCAGGAATATCCAAGATGATGAATTGATTGTCGAGACTGTCCAAGTTGATTCACCATCACCGCGGGCATTCGGACTCGCAACGCTTGCGGCGAGCGATGTTGTGCTTGCAGAAGACGAAAGCGCTGTGTTACAAGAGTTCCATGCTCGTGTGCAAGCAGAAATCGGTGATGAAGAAACAGCATCTGAGACGGAAACACAAACATCATCAAGCTGA